The following coding sequences lie in one Hippoglossus hippoglossus isolate fHipHip1 chromosome 14, fHipHip1.pri, whole genome shotgun sequence genomic window:
- the LOC117773907 gene encoding glutaredoxin domain-containing cysteine-rich protein 2, which yields MEELQRKLNQRYEGTKPRKVRFKLASSYSGRVLKHVYEDGQELDSPEEKYPHSFVHRKIPPSHLEMEQLCGFQDAQGDQQGDCPPTGLIAQRINVYRGVGGYKPTVGLTEEAGGDAKSQVLDFGKIIIYTSNLRIIRAPPRTPEALRQQIEPRGDMEGHPKARERASRRRAKAPRAQDGEETKERQITNTETKEADSCQHCGGSGCAPCSLCHGSKLSMLANRFNESISDLRCQACYPHGLERCQSCSGK from the exons ATGGAGGAACTCCAGAGAAAACTGAACCAGCGCTATGAAGGCACCAAGCCCAGAAAG GTGAGATTCAAGCTGGCGTCGTCCTACAGTGGTCGCGTGCTGAAGCATGTGTACGAGGACGGCCAGGAGCTGGACAGTCCGGAGGAGAAATACCCGCACAGCTTCGTCCACAGGAAGATCCCCCCCAGCCACCTGGAGATGGAGCAGCTCTGTGGGTTTCAGGATGCTCAGGGGGACCAGCAGG GGGACTGTCCTCCAACCGGACTCATTGCCCAGAGAATAAACGTGTACAGAGGAGTGGGAGGCTACAAGCCGACTGTCGGCCTGACGGAGGAAGCGGGGGGAGATGCAAAA TCCCAAGTGTTGGACTTTGGCAAGATCATCATCTACACCAGCAATCTGCGCATCATCAGAGCTCCACCGAGGACCCCTGAAGCACTGCGGCAGCAGATAGAGCCCCGTGGGGACATGGAGGGACACCCTAAGGCCAGGGAGAgagcgagcaggaggagggCCAAAGCTCCTCGTGCGCAAGACGGGGAGGAGACGAAGGAGAGACAGATCACCAACACGGAGACCAAG gaGGCTGACAGCTGCCAGCATTGTGGCGGCTCGGGCTGCGCTCCCTGCTCCCTGTGTCACGGCAGCAAGCTGTCTATGCTGGCAAACCGCTTCAATGAGTCCATCAGTGATCTGCGGTGCCAAGCCTGCTACCCCCATGGTCTGGAGAGGTGCCAGTCCTGCTCCGGCAAATAG